DNA from Prunus persica cultivar Lovell chromosome G6, Prunus_persica_NCBIv2, whole genome shotgun sequence:
CCATCCACTTGTGCTAAGCTGTTGATCAAATCCGTCAAGCTGGTGATCTTGGTACTTTCTCAagtctttccttggaaaaacaaagggaagcaACATTTCATCTCCTTCAAAAAGGAGGTGGCGGCAGACATGGCGAATCAGGCAGGTGGAGCTGCTGATAGTGTGGTTGTTCAGGCCAATGCTGAAGAGTCTGCAGATCAGGGATCTCCTGCTGACGTCTCGAAGTAGATGAAGActcctttatttcttttcagcttGTAGTCTGCTCtttgtttagaataattggtcttgCTTGACCATCTCCTTTTTGTTGAACTTGGCTGGTTGGTCACTTtgctatggaaatttcagtctttatttcttcaacttcaatttacACATTGtcttgtgaactgcttgagtaaccGATTAGTGTCTTGGCTGTGTATTTCCCTTGGGATTTTGGCAAAAGCCAGGGTCCCCTTTGAGGGACTCCGGGCGTATTCTGCATTTTTCCAGAAAACGCTTTAAGACGCTTCTGGTCgttgccctgcgtctcccttaggacgctgcttatggACAACTGTCTGACTATCCTGCTCCCCTTAGGAAAcagataggaacctggataccacccttaggaaattcctggcgcaccctgcaacCCCCTTAGGATGCTGCTTTGTGGGTTgtgtctcccgaaggacgcttttgGTCGTTGCCCTgcatctcccttaggacgctttttatggACAACTTTtttgactatcctgcctcccttaggaaacggataggaacctggatatttcccgcagAGAGCATGGTGacccccttttaagaaactcctggcgcaccctgcgtctcccttaggacgctgtTTTGCaggctgcgtctcccgaaggacgcttttggtcgtcgccctgcgtctccctgaGGACGCTTTTTATGGGCAATTGTTTGGCTATCCTGccccccttaggaaacggataggaacctggatacttcccttaggaaattcctagcgcaccctgcgtctcccttaagACGCTTCTTTGCGGGTTGCGTCTTTGCGGGTTGCGTCTCCCAAAGGACGCTTTtggtcgtcgccctgcgtctcccttaggacgctttttatggGCAACCGTTTGgttatcctgcctcccttaggaaacggataggaacctggatacctctcttaggaaattcctggcgcactctgcgtctcccttaggacccTTCTTTGCaggctgcgtctcccgaaggacgcttctagttgtcgccctgcgtctcccgaaggacgctacttatgggcaactgtctTTTGTTGTGGCACATTCTGGAATTTGCAgtagttgcttctcttttttagAAATGCGCAGTACTCAGTCGTCTGCTGGGGACTGAGCAGGTAGGAGGAAGAGTCATGGATAGCATCTTTGGAGGTGGTAGGCGTTCCATTGTCGCGGAATCTCCTTCCCTTCCATGGTGTCAAGCGTATAGCTTCCTCTGCCCCCGGACTGGCTGATTATGTAAGGTCCTTCCCAATtgggtttcatctttttaAACCCTTGTCTTTGTGCAGTGATGAAGGCCTTTCTTAGCACAAGGTCGCTTGGTTGAAATTGTCTGATCTTGGCTCTTTTGTCATAGTAAGACTTCAACCGCTGTTGATAGGAGGCGACTCGGACAATGGCTTTCTTGCGCTCGCCTTCAAGTAAGTCAAGGTTGAGTCTCATCTGCTCGGAGTTCTGCTCAATGCTGCCCACTTCGATGCCTATAGAGGGGACAGTGATGTGAGGAGGAATGATCGCTTCAATTCCATAGGCGAGGGAAAACGGGGTTTCGCCAGTTGATCTCCGCATGGTGgtgcgataagcccatagtACGCCAGGGAGCTCATCTACCCATTTTCCTTCGGCGCCTTCTAATCTCTTCTTTAGACAgtccaatattattttattggatgccTCGGCCTGGCCGTTGCCTTGAGGATATCTTGGGGTAGATAGATGCTGCTTGATGCCATACTTTTTGAAGAAGGCAGTGATCTTCTTGCCGATGAATTGTGAGCCATTGTCAGTAACTAGTGATTCTGGGCAGCCAAACCGACAGATAATGTTTCTCCAGATAAATCGTTtcacatcatcttctttagtagaggatagagcttcggccttgatccatttagtaaagtaatcagtggcgacgatcatcatttctttcttggcaggTGCCGTTGGCATGGGGCCTACTAAGTTGATGGCCTATTGCATGAAAGGCCACAGACTGTTCTGCGGATGGTAGATTTCGACAGGCAGATTAGGAACTGGTTTGTACCGTTGGCAGCGATCACATCTTTTGACATATTCAGTGGAGTCATGGCGCATAGTAGGCCAGAAATAGTCTACGTTTAGAGCCTTCTGGGCAAGTGACCTGCCCCCAGAGTGGTTGCCACACTCGCCGTCATGAATTTTACAGAGgacctcaagtgtttgagggtaCTTTATGCAAGTGAGATGAGGGCCGGAGTATGATCTGCGAATGAGCTTGTCGCCTTGCATGTAATATCTCGCGGCTTTCTGTTGGACCTTCCTAGCTTCGGACTTATCCGTTGGCATATTTCCATTCACTAAATAGtcgatgatggggtcttgccaGCTGGGGTCTTCATCGATCTGCATTGAGTCGATTGGCTCTATTTCTTCTATGCTCGGTCGGTCAAGGTGTTCGACTGGGATGGAGCGTCTGAACTGGGTGTCCAGTGCTGATCCTAGTCTTGCCAACGCATCTGCATGGGTGTTCTCTGCCCGTggaacttgttggatggtgaaagTAGGAAATTCTTTCAGAAGTCCTTGGACTTTGTCGAGGTACTGGATCATTCTTGGATGCTTTGCCATGTACTCGCCCGAGGCTTGATTCGTGATCAGCTGGgagtctgagtagatggctaATCTCTTGATTGTCAGTTTTTTTGCTAGGCGCAGTCCTGCGAACAATGCCTCATATTCTACCTCGTTGTTTGAAGCAGAAAAGCCTAGTGTGATGGCTTGTTCCAACAAGGTTCCGTCTGGGGTGATTATGACGACGCCTGCCCTTGATCCTTTATGATTTAATGCTCCGTCTACATGTCATTGCCACATGTCGTTAGGTAGGTTTGAATCGGCAGGGGAGGTGTCGTCTGCTTTTTCCTTACTTTTCGTgaccatcttctcttcttcggctgTCGGAGTAAACTatacaacaaaatctgctaaagcttgggcttttatagcagtcttcggccggtagaggaggtcgtaTTGACTGAGTTCGATAGCCCATTTCATGAATCGCTGAGAAGCGTCGGGGCTGTGGAGGATCGATGTCAAAGGAAATTCTGTCATGACAATTATCCGGTATGCTTGGTAGTAGGGCCTTAGTTTTCTCGCAGAAACTACAAGCGaaaaaatgagcttctccattttcgGATAGTGAGTCTCtgcatcgaggagagcttttgaagtgTAGAATACCGGATGTTGTGCCCCCAGCTCTTCTCAGATGAGAACTGAGCTGACAGCTGAGTCGGACACCGCCAGGTAGATGTACAAGTCTTCGCCTGGTATCGGTTTTGAGAGTAAGGGAGGTGAAGTGCGGtaggttttcaagttttgaaaagctacttcgcactcGTCATCCCACTTGTCCCTGTGTCCTTTCTTCAAGGCTTTGAAAAATGGCTTGCACTTGTCGGTAGATCTtgagaggaatcggttgagaGCTGCCGCTCTACCCGTTAGACTTTGTATCTCCTTTGTTGTGGCAGGTGACCTCATGTTGAGCATagccttgatttgatttggatgtgcCTCAATTCCTCTTTGGGTGACTAAGTATCCCAGGAATCGGCCGGACGAGCCTCCAAACGTACATTTGCTCGGGTTCAActtcatgttgtatttttGGAGTAGGCTGAATGCCTCGGCAAGGTTCTTGATGTGGTCTGCTCGCTTGGGAgctttgactagcatgtcgtctacgtagacctccatagtcttgccgatttgctccttgaaaattttgttcaccaGCCTTCGATAGGTTGCTCCAgcgttcttcagcccaaagggcatgactttGTAGCAGTATGTACCTCtttcgatgatgaaagaggttTTAGACTTGTCATCTTCATGCATCATGATTTGGTTGTAACCggagtaggcgtccatgaagcttagCAGTTGGTTGCCGGAAGTTGAATTGACGAGCTGATCAATTCTAGGCAGtggaaagttgtctttagggcatgccttgttgaggTCGGTGTAGTCGACGCATACTATCCACAgacctttatctttctttgcCACTAGAACAATGTTCGCCAGCCATTCTGCGTAAGAGACTTCTTTGATGAAACCAGCAGCTAGAAGCTTATCGATCTCGGCTTCAATGATGGCAACCCGCTTGGGAAGAAGTTGCGTCTCTTCTACGCTGCAGGTTTGATGGCTGGGTTGACGTGTAGGCGATGGCAGATGATCTGGGGAtcgatgccaggcatgtcGAATGACGACCATGCAAATACGTCTTTGTTGATCCGGAGGAAGGCTGCAAGCTCTATCTTTTCCTCATGGCATAggcgcgagccgatccgcGCTTTTCTCTCTAGCTTGTTAGGATCAAGGGGTACTAGCTCAACGTCCTCTTCGggcttccatccttcttcaggAGAGACCTCCGGACGGATTCCCTCGACTTGGTCCTGATTCTTTGATTGCTATTGAAGAGTAGCtattccttttcctttctggTCTGCTCGGCCGTCAGGAATTGGATCTGCTTTCTCCTCTGCTTGTTCTACTCCCTTTAGATCTGCCAGATTTACAGGGAGGAACTGTGTTTGCTTGCCTTTCTTCAGCCCTAGAGCTGAGCATTTTCTTGCCATTGCCTGATCGCTGTTGATCTGGCCGATACCGCCCCCAGGGATTGGGTAGCGAATCTTTTGATGTGTGGCAGAGGTGATGGCGTTGATCTGGCCGATCCATGACCTGCCTAGAATGCCATTGTAGGGTGAGATTTCATCAATGACCATGAACGTTTGCGAGCTGATTACAGGTGGAGAGTAGACGTCGAAATCTATCGTGCCCATGGTAACCGTCGTTGCGCCATTGAAATCAGTCAGCGACTTGGCTGGTTTATTGATCTTTGCCTCTAAGCCCATCTGTTGGACGACTGCCAATTGTAGAATACTGGCTGCACTGCTCTCATCTGCATGGACTCGGTCGACCATGGCCTGAGcgatttgaatgctgatgacaaGGGCGTCGTTGTGCGGTAGATCAAGGCCGATTaagtctttcttttgaaagccGATCACGGGATCGTCTTCTGCCAGTGAGAAGCTAGTTGAGACTTGGGAGATCATAGTAgcctgtttgatcttccttttcttttctttgttggtcagTCCAGACTCCTCGGAGtcggctaggattgtgttaatccttatgaccttctAGGGTGGCTTCTTGGCGGTATTACGGTCTTCTATCTGCTGGATGGCCTGCTTCGCGATGAACTCCGTGCAATGACCTTCTCTCACGAGTTCTTCGAGATGCGCTTTCCAAGAAAAGTAATTATTCGTATTGTGCCCATGTGTCGCATGGAAGGCACAATATTTTCTAGTATCCCTCTTGTCTGGATCTCCTTTCAAGGGTGGCGGTCTTTTTACCCAAGGTTTGTTCTTCACTTGGGCTAAAATTTGATATATGGGGATAGagaacttggtgtagttctcTTTCGTCGTGGCCTCTCTTTGTGGGCGTGACCTGCCTTTGTCTTTGTCCCTGCTGCCAAGCCTGTCGCCTCTTTGTTCTGCCCATTTGGCCGGTCGATCTTCCTACTCAGTGGACTTCTTCGCGGTGATTCGATCGTCATCCCAGAGTGCGTAGCGTTTTGCGGTCGCGAAGACCTCTGCCAGAGTCTGGCTGGAAGTGATAGTCAGCTCGCGGTATAAGTCATGTTCTGCTAGAAGACCTTTCTTGAATGCAGAGGATGCGATTTGGTCATCGCACCCTACGATGTTGGCCTTTTCTGCTTTGaacctcttgatgtaatctcgaaggGATTCCTCGGGCTTCTTGCGTAGGTTGAACAGATGGTCGgggttcttcttgatcgtCCGATAAGAAGTGTATTCTTTAGTGAAGACATAAGtaagctccttgaagctgttGATCGACCCGGATGGCAGGGTATGGAACCAATCCTGAGCTGCTCCTCACAAAgtcattgcaaacaccttGCACACTAGCGCGTCTTCGGCTTTGTAGAGGATCATAAGGCTCTTGAAATGCTTCAGATGACTTTCAGGGTCGGAATCGCCTTTGAAGCATGTGAAAGAGGGTGTTGAGAATTTTTTCGGGGGAGCAGCTTGCTCGATTTTGGCGGTGAAAGGTGAGGAGTTTGCTTGGTCTACCTCAATGCGTAGTGCATCTTCGAAATTTCCGCCAATCTTTAAGTCTCGAAGTCAGTTATTCACAAGCTTTTCAACGTTTTCTGCACGCATGGCTAGTCGATCACGTTGATGACCTTCGCaatttagacgacgttgattgtcttcctcattGGTTTGCGAGGGTCGACCTTCTCGGTTGCGCTGTCTAGGCGGAGTGTTGGTGGACTGTGCTTGCGAGGGATTTCCAGTAGTTTGGCGACGAGAATTGGTTCTTCGAGAGGGAGTAGTGGAGCGCCTTTCGTCACGGTCCTCATTGTGATGATTGTCGAGTTGACCTCCCTGGGGGCCTATCCTTTCGTGAATATTTCTCTGTGAGCGGGCAGcggagcgcctttcttcttGATCCTCGTCTCGATGACCGTCAGGTTGACCTCCCTGGGCCCAGGCGAGCGTGGATGTCAGGTCTTGGGCCCAGCCTGTCGCGtacgttggtccttaaattcaATATGGATGGGAAACTTCGTCTGCTCGGAGTGTGGCTTACGGATGCTTGCGACATGTCCTCGAGCTGATCTCGTTGTTGCGCATTTCCTTGTCTACTTACTCCTACTCGACCTGCTTGGTTCCCACCGAACTGCCTATTGGCGCGTTCGtttatccttctctcttcgccctgttgtccaaggccaaggttttgagccaagtTTATTTGATTGAGGAATTGCttcatcaaattgttttggtcgtccattctctgagttagctggtcaactctcagattaaggtctacttgacttcgtggatcgggaggagagaaatgTGTAGAGCCCAATTGCACACGGGCTAGGTTTTCGTTGGATGTGTGCGTGGGAGCATGCGTCGAgcgtggaggcaatggagTGAATGGTTGAAGTTGCTCCAAGATTGGGCCAAAGTCGGCGGTGGTAGTGAGCCCAACTGGATGTGAGGTTCCACCATGCTCAACGGTAGTGCTATGAAGGTGGCTAGGTCCGGCCATGGGGCCTTGAGATGGTACGACGGCGGCGGAGGCCGGTGCAGTGGTTCCAGTCACATGGGGTGGCTCCTAAGGGTTCATGGCGGCGAGAGGTGGTGGAGCCGCCATGTCGATCGTGGGATCGTGGGAGGAGTAGCTTTGGGCTGTCACGGATTGAGCCATAGCGGCGGTTTTGCTCCTCGTGCcgcttgcttccaaccatggttgtttggaaggcttcggtggattggaaaataggaggaacggattccttgagcacgcgttgagtataactcgcgctctcaatgaaagcaccaaatatttgtgcaaataatctcacgggagaatattcgcttctagatccttcaaccttcgatctcccttctttctcttcctcaattcctgtaaaaaagactggagtaaatagaccacacccggggggtgttggccaaaggccctccgatgcctaagttagttcgagtgtttgtaggaaaataatagctaagcaaagggtacggagttttatgtagggtgtaaaccgggtggccggagccgtggggaggaaatatggagagtggagagggagagagagcttcaggtatttttctcgggtataaggagtaggtttagatgtaccttgaatgatgaataaggttgtctatttataggagcctcagggctagggtttcgtaggaattgagttgggcctgataatatctgaattaaatgatattatctcttaaaaagataatatctaaattaaatgatattatcttctctttattaggataatatcttaattaatgatattatctctttaaataaagataatatcatattaattaagatatttatctcaattaattaattagccagataaactggtttaattaattaatttaagatataatcttcttttccacgtggcgtgccctgattggagacgaaaatatatgctcccacaatAACTATAGTTAACTATTACTTTATATTTGTGGAACCATGGTTATGTCCATGAACACGTGTTCGAGTGTTGGTTGCGGTACAGTTACCGCGATTTTTTGGCCAAACCGCAAACTGACCGACTATTTGATGTTTGGTCTTTTTTGAAGTCGCAAACCGACTGCGTTTTGCGGTTAACCGCATCGTGGTAAAGCTGCAATTTCGATTGGTTACCTTGAATTAACGGTTTAAACCGATTGGGACATTTTGGACCTAAATTAGACAGTTTTAGGTCTTTTAAGTTGGGTCTTTTTGTGTCATAAAAATTCAGTCTTCCATACTTTCGTAGGCCTAGTTTTGAAGCTTCTTTTGAAGCCTTTTGAGTTCAAGCGTACTTTACAAATTTAAGCAAATAAACTCAcaacctaaacaaataaatttaaacccaagaaaataatgttaaaatttagttacaacccaaaagaaaaatgcaaaatgcaatgcaaacttaattaaagttacaacctaaaagaaaaatgcaatgcaaaattaattaaagttacaacccaaaggaaaaatccaattcaaaattaattaaagttacaaaccaaaagaaaaatgcaattCAAATTTATGGGCACCAATACAACCCAAAAGAGAACTcaagtgttggtggtggtgagtggATTTGAAGGACCCGATTGCGATGTATGAGCACCAATTCtatctataaataaaacaacacaagTATAGTACATTTTAGTAtaagaagaagcataaataACATGAACATATATAAACTAATTCTTACAAGTTGTAATATGTTCCATTTCCTTGTAGAATTCAACCTCATCATCCGTGGGTTCcttataaaaggaaaattcgtCTGCCCTAAGCTAATCACAAGTACAAACTAATGCCTTTACCATTTTAGGATGCAAGGAGGTTCTAAAAGGATCCACAATCTTCTTGCCTAGACTAAAAGCATTTTCACTAGCAACCGTAGAACTTGAAATTGCAAAGATATCCTTGGCAACTTGTGAAAGAATTGGATATCTTGTTTGGTTCCCTTTCCACCAATTCAAGAGATTAAATTGTTTGCTCAAAGGACTCTCAAAAGGATTTGTCAAGTACTTATCCACTTCATTGGATAACTCAACGTATTGCTCATCCTTCCTTTTTTGCACAAATTGTTGCATTAGTTGAAATGTGACATCAACATTGTCACCAATTTGTGCAACCTCATCATCAACATTATCCTCATCAATTTGGCTTACAACACCCCCAACCCCTTTATACTCATTATGCAATTCATTCAAATACTTTACAACCTTCTTAACAATCTCATCTTGCTTTCTAGCATCCACCTCAAGATTGCCAAAGCTTATTTGAAGCATTTGAAGCTTCATCTTTGGGTCTAGCACATTGCCCAAAAATATAAGCTTATTCACAACCTCAAAGCTCCcccaatatttttcaaatttcaacttcATTGAAGATGCTACCCGTTGCATAGTAGGATTTCTAGGAtccttcattttttcttctatttgaACTTGTAATGCAACCAATTCTAGGAAAATTATTGGGGATGTACAAGTTTTGGTTGCACTACACTTCAATGTAgcatcataaattttttttgagaaaatgcacAAAAGCTAATGCCTTCTCCCAGTCATCATCTTTTGGAGGTCCCACTCTCTTAACCATCACTTTCTtaactttttcttcctctagaAAGTAAGCTTGAAACACTTCACAAGAATATGTCATCTTGTCAAAGACTTGCCTATACTTGAATGCACCTTCAAGCATTTTATAGGTTGCATTCCACCTTGTAGGCACATCCATTAGCGCATTTGCCATCGTGTCCATCCTACATGCAATGGCAAACTCTCTAAACTTATCCAACCTCGTCGGAGAAGAGTGAATAAACTTCACACAATTTCATATACCCTCAATTGAGGCACTAAGCTCCTTCAATCCATCCTtaacaattaaattaagaaTATGACAAGTACACCTCAAGTGCAAGTACTTCCCATCCAACATTAAGGTGTTCATTGCCTTTAGGCTTTGTGCCATGTACTCAACCGCCCCCATCATTGGCGGAAGCATTATCAACGGCAATTGTGAACACTTTGTATATAGCCCAATCCATCAAACATGCATTTAGGGTTTTCCCTGTGTCAATGCCCTTATGACTAGGATCtttgtgaaattatttttttgtgcaAGTTCCGATCACTATCCATGAAGTGGATCGTCACAACCATCTAATTTATGTTTTGGATCGATGTCCAAGTATTGGTTGCGATACTAACTCTTTGCTCACCAATCACACTTATTATCTTTGCCTTTTCAACCATGAATAACTCCCACACCCCCTCGGCAACCTTCTTCCTACTTGGTACCTTCAAACGAGGTTGCACCTCGTACATCATTTCCTTAAAACCCGAGCCCTCAACGACTCTAAAAGGATGCTCATCCTTAATGATGAACTTCACAACCTTTaactcactttttttttttattgaatgtGTGAGGGACTAATTCACTACCCATTGTATCTGTTGTCAAGGAAGGTGATGCAGATAAAAAGCCATTAAAGTTTATGGGGCATTTGAATCAAAAGCATTAATAAGTTCAATGCATGAAcgttttgttttggcttctaaTAAATTCCATGTATTTGGAATGAAATAGCTAGAGTTGTAATTATTTGGATGGGGCTTAATGTATCTAGATTAAtgggttaattaatttaggtGCTAGTTCAATGTATGCGATGAGAGATTAAGTCTTTAAAAACTTGTATGCTCATATTTCTCAAGGGGGTGGGGGTTGTtgatagttgaaattgaaaacaaagagagTGTTCTCTCATCTTTGCTCATAATCTGGGTATTCTTAGAATTAACGGGTTTGAGTATTTTGTTCTATCTTTTATGTCAAGTTTTGGGTATTCTTAGAATAAACAGGGCTTGGTGGTTCATGGTTCGTATTTTCCAACATCCTTGCTCGAGTGCCGCTGCATCAAAAGGTTGATTTGCATCACCTTGTTGTTGATAGAGATGAGAGAGCTTGCATC
Protein-coding regions in this window:
- the LOC109949701 gene encoding uncharacterized protein LOC109949701, encoding MAKHPRMIQYLDKVQGLLKEFPTFTIQQVPRAENTHADALARLGSALDTQFRRSIPVEHLDRPSIEEIEPIDSMQIDEDPSWQDPIIDYLVNGNMPTDKSEARKVQQKAARYYMQGDKLIRRSYSGPHLTCIKYPQTLEVLCKIHDGECGNHSGGRSLAQKALNVDYFWPTMRHDSTEYVKRCDRCQRYKPVPNLPVEIYHPQNKSLVTDNGSQFIGKKITAFFKKYGIKQHLSTPRYPQGNGQAEASNKIILDCLKKRLEGAEGKWVDELPGVLWAYRTTMRRSTGETPFSLAYGIEAIIPPHITVPSIGIEVGSIEQNSEQMRLNLDLLEGERKKAIVRVASYQQRLKSYYDKRAKIRQFQPSDLVLRKAFITAQRQGFKKMKPNWEGPYIISQSGGRGSYTLDTMEGKEIPRQWNAYHLQRCYP